A part of Pseudoalteromonas arctica A 37-1-2 genomic DNA contains:
- a CDS encoding YkgJ family cysteine cluster protein: protein MKTESMSCRLGCGACCIAPSISSPIPGMPNGKKAGERCIQLDERNLCKLFGDSSRPKVCSDFSATFDVCGSTNAQALALITELEELT, encoded by the coding sequence ATGAAAACCGAATCGATGAGTTGCAGGCTAGGCTGCGGCGCATGTTGTATTGCGCCAAGTATTAGTTCGCCTATTCCAGGTATGCCAAATGGTAAAAAGGCCGGAGAGCGCTGTATTCAGCTAGACGAACGTAATTTATGTAAGTTATTTGGTGATTCAAGCCGACCTAAAGTATGTAGTGATTTTAGCGCCACATTTGATGTGTGCGGGTCAACAAATGCACAGGCTTTAGCACTTATTACAGAGCTTGAAGAGCTAACTTAA
- a CDS encoding DUF4136 domain-containing protein, with amino-acid sequence MKNILIVAALALLTACTQTPDWDYDKSANFSNFKTFAWVENASLTKDTNNYQINGLMEKRVRTAVNAELSQTLGMSLVDAAQADVLVNYHASVDKELEVDNFNINYRPHWGYWGTGFQRDTTAREYEVGTLIIDIVDRESNQLVWRGAKEGRLKKNQSPEKREASINKTVSEILSNFPPQKQQ; translated from the coding sequence ATGAAAAATATACTTATTGTTGCAGCGCTAGCACTTCTTACAGCCTGTACACAAACCCCAGATTGGGATTACGATAAATCAGCTAACTTTAGTAATTTTAAAACATTTGCTTGGGTAGAAAACGCCAGCCTAACTAAAGACACAAATAACTATCAAATTAATGGCCTGATGGAAAAGCGTGTTCGCACTGCCGTTAACGCAGAGCTGAGCCAAACATTAGGTATGAGCTTAGTTGATGCAGCGCAAGCTGATGTACTTGTTAACTATCATGCATCGGTAGATAAAGAGCTTGAAGTAGACAACTTCAATATAAACTACCGCCCGCATTGGGGTTATTGGGGTACTGGTTTTCAACGCGATACAACTGCGCGTGAATACGAAGTGGGTACACTGATTATTGATATTGTAGACCGTGAATCTAACCAGCTAGTATGGCGCGGCGCAAAAGAAGGTCGATTAAAGAAAAATCAATCGCCAGAAAAGCGTGAAGCATCAATTAACAAAACAGTGAGCGAAATTTTAAGTAACTTCCCGCCGCAAAAGCAGCAGTAA
- a CDS encoding condensin complex protein MksE, which translates to MTHINLDELTHLQAINKKLVAGYHICEQDNVMWQELDQHIEDYTALFTALGNDLKRDSRGFYYFGSDESTPNMGKISRAIALTIYILIEHYANTGKDPMRALFDDVNDLELMQTLVQINKHLFDQLEIFSGSDLRKDVYLRMVRLGLAREVEGGFMLQAPIHRYIDALMEVNEETYITEDEE; encoded by the coding sequence ATGACACACATAAACTTAGACGAGCTAACCCACCTACAAGCCATTAATAAAAAATTAGTAGCGGGTTATCACATTTGCGAGCAAGACAACGTAATGTGGCAAGAGCTTGACCAACACATAGAAGACTACACCGCCCTATTTACCGCTTTAGGTAACGATTTAAAACGCGACAGCCGTGGCTTTTATTATTTTGGTAGCGACGAAAGCACACCAAATATGGGCAAAATATCTCGCGCTATCGCACTCACCATTTACATTTTAATTGAGCACTACGCCAATACGGGTAAAGACCCAATGCGCGCGTTGTTTGACGACGTAAACGATTTAGAGCTTATGCAAACGCTGGTGCAAATTAACAAACATTTGTTTGATCAGCTTGAGATATTTTCGGGATCTGATTTGCGCAAAGACGTTTACCTGCGCATGGTGCGCTTAGGTTTAGCCCGTGAAGTAGAAGGCGGCTTTATGCTACAAGCGCCAATTCACCGCTACATAGATGCACTCATGGAAGTAAACGAAGAAACCTATATTACAGAGGACGAGGAATGA
- a CDS encoding TonB-dependent receptor plug domain-containing protein encodes MKWSPHFILPALLCSASSFAYGETIIDKTEASPAIEKITVEASPTANTLPVGTFDSPVSNLEYDPRVDLQSRNMAEAQADVTIRGGIFENTGFRVGSATLLDPQSGHYFAEIPIAPQMLTGPYILTGADNALNGANSSVGTVSFGWKPISTGGSVSVGTGTNDFNLQSLHAAVSMPLEGAKDWKLGFEGEISHSQSDGTIDNGDHDFTRASGRVQLAGADSQTDLFFGSQDKFFGWPNLYTPFGVNETEELETRLLMLNHKQSYAQDSNFEVSAYYRTHDDHYIYSRENPSAFEAFHKSEVKSLALSGHHAQSDVFAVNYSAQFIDDSIESTTLENNFTSRKYYKLSVLPEYKMALEDNKQLTFRLGAAFDDTNRDDSELSLIGDITLNTQNSKGFERTFYLSYAEASQVAGYTAIGGSDSGGLFRSNYTLERETTKSLELGLLVDEQTWQLNSAIFYRKDDNLTDWTFNFDSSSARFANPVDINTTGIEFLATKHFETTEIVASYTYLHKSENYGAADIDASFYALNFPDHRLTLGAVWNPTDILQFRIDNEWRKQHENALRGSDDDALFTHLTLKITPPMLKNLFITLAADNLWGESFEEIPGTPGRGEQYTLSATYSW; translated from the coding sequence ATGAAATGGTCACCGCACTTTATACTCCCTGCACTGCTATGCAGCGCGAGCAGTTTTGCCTACGGCGAAACTATAATTGATAAAACTGAAGCATCACCGGCAATCGAAAAAATAACGGTTGAGGCATCGCCCACTGCAAACACATTACCTGTAGGTACATTTGACTCTCCAGTATCTAATTTAGAGTATGACCCACGTGTTGATTTGCAATCACGTAATATGGCTGAAGCGCAAGCCGATGTAACTATACGCGGTGGTATTTTTGAAAATACCGGCTTTAGAGTTGGTAGTGCTACTTTACTTGACCCACAATCTGGGCATTACTTTGCTGAAATTCCTATTGCACCACAAATGCTTACCGGCCCTTATATTTTAACAGGCGCTGACAATGCGCTTAATGGTGCTAATAGCTCTGTAGGCACTGTATCGTTTGGCTGGAAACCAATTAGCACAGGTGGCAGTGTATCGGTAGGTACTGGCACAAACGATTTTAACTTACAAAGCTTACATGCAGCTGTAAGTATGCCCCTTGAAGGCGCAAAGGATTGGAAGCTTGGTTTTGAAGGTGAGATTTCTCACTCACAAAGCGATGGCACAATTGATAACGGCGATCACGACTTTACGCGTGCATCGGGTCGCGTTCAATTAGCTGGCGCTGATTCTCAAACAGATTTGTTTTTTGGCTCACAAGATAAGTTTTTTGGCTGGCCAAATTTGTACACTCCATTTGGCGTTAACGAAACAGAAGAGCTAGAAACCCGCTTATTAATGCTAAACCATAAGCAAAGTTATGCGCAGGATAGTAACTTTGAAGTGTCGGCTTATTACCGCACACACGACGATCATTATATTTACTCTCGCGAAAATCCAAGCGCTTTTGAAGCGTTCCACAAAAGTGAAGTTAAGTCGTTAGCGCTATCGGGGCATCATGCTCAAAGCGATGTATTTGCTGTAAATTATTCAGCACAGTTTATTGACGACTCAATTGAATCTACCACGCTTGAAAACAACTTTACCTCTCGTAAGTATTATAAATTAAGCGTATTGCCTGAATACAAAATGGCGCTTGAGGATAATAAACAACTTACATTTCGTTTAGGTGCTGCGTTTGACGATACAAATAGAGACGACTCTGAACTGTCACTTATTGGTGATATAACGCTTAATACACAAAACAGCAAAGGTTTTGAGCGCACGTTTTATTTATCGTACGCAGAGGCAAGCCAAGTAGCAGGATATACCGCCATTGGCGGAAGTGATTCAGGCGGGTTATTTAGAAGTAATTACACCCTTGAGCGCGAAACGACTAAAAGCCTAGAGCTAGGTTTATTAGTTGATGAGCAAACTTGGCAACTTAATTCGGCTATTTTTTATCGTAAAGATGACAACTTAACCGATTGGACGTTTAATTTTGACTCAAGCTCTGCGCGATTTGCAAACCCTGTAGATATAAATACAACGGGCATTGAGTTCTTAGCAACTAAACACTTTGAAACAACCGAAATTGTAGCGAGTTACACCTACCTTCATAAATCAGAAAATTACGGTGCGGCAGATATTGACGCTAGTTTTTACGCATTAAACTTTCCTGATCACCGCCTAACACTCGGCGCAGTTTGGAATCCTACTGATATATTGCAGTTTAGAATAGATAACGAGTGGCGCAAACAGCACGAAAATGCGCTGCGCGGTAGTGACGACGATGCTTTATTTACCCATTTAACGTTAAAAATTACGCCGCCAATGCTAAAAAACTTATTTATTACTTTAGCAGCAGATAACTTATGGGGTGAATCATTTGAAGAGATACCTGGTACACCAGGGCGAGGTGAGCAATATACGTTAAGCGCAACGTATAGTTGGTAG
- a CDS encoding ATPase — protein MKNLYGLSKLALLNTAGYAKCVIPLDKSSSICAPNNTGKSSVINALQFPLINDLRLTEWDGHDLDETRKFYFSSDQSYILLEANLPHGSVVIGVAGLGKIAGYAHQYFCYQGKLDLEQYTQGKTIIKFTKLFNHLKSLNYNPIELKAQELNALLTGGATPFDGDINLKMIPLNNVQDSSIYKEIFRRILNLHKLGASDVKRFMLRVFERHMSNSKVDFYEVWRRSFDKVNRSKRELKALESMQEPIAALESMLENQTVLKGKLAAYAPKIDQALIDFDTYQESQLNELGIALEDIEHEKHEFEQKQSLYVQQSRDIERRQTQIEQWFLDYDALKSEFELVNKATLKTSLTQLKQDYESLSHSITSAQGQSLHTLDYRISETQKQIKSLKLQLKNLEFNLFTRMREDLSLKEVEEISRILNPDILSFATTTNGDITIDDEDAFGEFLSLLSENVKGGVLTLPGASIKLKKLSPVQMQSGENKEQLTAQLSALEHSLKEFKQQRDVAANVADKQKEKDALYDELMSAESALKRLEQFNIMQQSVEAQAMLKEQLLAEREQVDDYLQDIQKNSGSIADRRSLIKSKQEQINRQTERLRQVKSERIDHTLDLYSGKVTPYMIDITVDFDNLSDLVHHFNKDCQELRNFDINVRNTYLHVYNAGITKFDNENDEYTKYQKLISAFHNIDNERDAVERQARVALTEVAATIKGLREDLDRLRREMNSFNKGISQHRISNLQAFKINVIPRKMLVDSIDTIISTSHQFEQGDTLDLLSQEPYSESAVNEAKDHLIKLASDKAGLTLTDLFDIRFEVVNRAGETEHFEKIDSAGSNGTRITIKLLCGMLFIRYLLSDQEQNLYRIPIYIDEAADIDPQNQKAIIETALSFGFVPIFASVKPQISCDYIVPIRSVKDGAQNWVDEKDWIEVEH, from the coding sequence ATGAAAAATCTATACGGACTAAGTAAACTCGCCCTACTTAACACCGCAGGCTATGCAAAATGTGTGATCCCGCTTGATAAAAGCAGCTCTATTTGCGCGCCCAATAACACAGGTAAAAGCTCAGTTATTAACGCCCTGCAGTTTCCGCTTATTAACGATTTACGCTTAACAGAATGGGACGGACACGATTTAGATGAAACCCGAAAGTTTTATTTTTCATCCGATCAGTCGTACATTTTACTAGAAGCTAACTTGCCTCATGGCTCGGTAGTAATAGGCGTTGCAGGGCTTGGTAAAATTGCCGGTTACGCGCATCAGTACTTTTGTTATCAAGGAAAGCTTGATTTAGAGCAGTACACGCAAGGTAAAACTATTATTAAATTTACCAAGCTGTTCAACCATTTAAAATCGCTTAACTACAACCCTATTGAGCTTAAAGCACAAGAGTTAAACGCGCTACTTACTGGCGGCGCAACCCCATTTGACGGCGACATTAACTTAAAAATGATCCCGCTTAATAATGTGCAAGACTCTTCTATTTATAAAGAAATATTTAGACGTATTCTTAACTTACACAAATTAGGCGCAAGCGACGTAAAACGCTTTATGCTACGCGTGTTTGAACGCCATATGTCGAACTCTAAGGTCGACTTTTATGAAGTATGGCGTCGCTCGTTTGATAAAGTAAATCGCTCAAAACGCGAATTAAAAGCCCTTGAGTCAATGCAAGAGCCAATAGCCGCGCTTGAATCAATGCTTGAAAACCAAACCGTGCTTAAAGGTAAATTAGCCGCGTATGCGCCTAAAATTGACCAAGCACTGATTGATTTTGATACCTATCAAGAATCGCAACTTAATGAGCTGGGTATAGCGCTTGAAGATATAGAGCACGAAAAACACGAGTTTGAGCAAAAGCAAAGCCTATACGTACAGCAATCGCGCGATATAGAGCGCAGACAAACACAAATTGAGCAGTGGTTTTTAGATTACGATGCGCTTAAAAGCGAGTTTGAACTGGTAAATAAAGCCACCCTTAAAACCAGCCTGACTCAGTTAAAGCAAGATTACGAGTCGCTTTCGCACTCTATAACCAGCGCACAAGGGCAAAGCCTACACACGCTTGACTATCGCATTAGCGAAACACAAAAACAAATTAAGAGCTTAAAGCTGCAACTTAAAAACCTTGAGTTTAATTTGTTTACCCGTATGCGCGAAGACCTCTCGTTAAAAGAAGTAGAAGAAATATCGCGGATTTTAAACCCCGATATTCTCTCGTTTGCGACCACCACTAATGGCGATATAACCATTGATGACGAAGATGCGTTTGGTGAATTTTTATCGCTACTTAGCGAAAACGTTAAAGGCGGTGTACTAACGCTACCAGGTGCGAGCATTAAGCTTAAAAAGCTCTCGCCTGTGCAAATGCAAAGCGGCGAAAATAAAGAGCAATTAACCGCTCAGCTCAGTGCACTTGAGCATTCACTTAAAGAGTTTAAACAACAACGCGATGTTGCAGCAAACGTTGCCGACAAGCAAAAAGAAAAAGACGCGCTATACGATGAGCTTATGAGCGCAGAGAGCGCCCTAAAACGCTTAGAGCAGTTTAATATAATGCAGCAGTCGGTTGAAGCGCAAGCCATGCTAAAAGAGCAGTTATTAGCTGAGCGCGAACAAGTTGACGACTACCTGCAAGACATTCAAAAAAATAGTGGCTCAATTGCCGATCGTCGCTCGTTAATTAAATCTAAACAAGAGCAAATTAATCGCCAAACTGAGCGCTTACGCCAAGTTAAAAGCGAGCGAATTGACCATACGCTTGATTTATACAGCGGTAAAGTAACTCCATACATGATTGATATTACAGTCGACTTTGATAACTTAAGCGACCTTGTTCATCATTTTAATAAAGACTGCCAAGAGCTGCGTAATTTTGACATAAACGTGCGTAATACCTATTTGCATGTGTATAACGCAGGTATAACTAAATTCGACAACGAAAACGACGAATACACTAAATACCAAAAGCTAATAAGCGCCTTTCATAATATTGATAACGAACGCGACGCTGTTGAACGCCAAGCACGCGTTGCGCTTACCGAAGTGGCCGCAACTATTAAAGGCTTGCGAGAAGATTTAGACCGCCTTCGCCGCGAAATGAATAGCTTTAATAAAGGCATAAGCCAGCACCGTATTTCAAACCTGCAAGCGTTTAAAATTAACGTCATACCGCGTAAAATGCTGGTTGATAGTATAGATACAATTATCAGCACGTCGCATCAGTTTGAACAAGGCGACACGCTTGATTTACTTAGCCAAGAACCGTACAGCGAAAGCGCAGTAAACGAAGCGAAAGATCACTTAATTAAACTCGCCTCAGATAAAGCGGGCTTAACGCTTACCGATTTATTTGATATTCGATTTGAAGTGGTTAACCGCGCAGGTGAAACAGAGCACTTTGAAAAAATAGATTCGGCGGGTTCAAACGGCACACGTATTACGATTAAGCTATTGTGTGGCATGTTGTTTATTCGTTACTTATTAAGTGACCAAGAACAAAACCTATACCGTATACCTATTTACATAGATGAAGCGGCCGACATTGACCCGCAAAATCAAAAAGCGATTATAGAAACCGCACTAAGCTTTGGTTTTGTGCCTATATTTGCCTCAGTTAAGCCACAAATAAGTTGTGACTACATTGTGCCTATTCGTTCAGTAAAAGACGGTGCACAAAACTGGGTAGATGAAAAAGATTGGATTGAAGTTGAACATTAG
- a CDS encoding efflux RND transporter permease subunit, protein MNTRETGLIAWFARNPVAANLLMIFILVGGILMAMTIRKQMFPQFESNWISVQAVYPGAAPQEVEEGITIKVEENLEGIEGIKRLITYSNRGFSQAWIEIEEQYNPQEVLDEIKVQVDSINTFPAGMERPVVRRDKFEQEVMILALYGDMSNYQLKELGNDIKDELQALPHVNLVNFNGGLEYEIGIEVSPDKLREYGLTFRDIAGAVQNFSANMSAGQIRSENGYISMRVEKQAYRGFEFEKLPLITLADGAQIYLGDVATINDGFEEGLQYSKYNGKNSLSFEVNASKDQDITDVAKVLKSYMAAKEPLLPAGVKLSPIVDLTYYLEGRLDMMVDNMIWGGLLVMIVLALFLPLRLAFWVMMGLPVSFLGAFLFMPIGFLDVTINLASLFAFILVLGIVVDDAIVVGESASAEIEKYGHTLDNVVRGVKRVAMPATFGVLTTIAAFLPQTLATGPGAAFSKAIGGVIILCLIFSLIESKLILPAHIAAMNPRKPNPKNLLHRLRMVIDSGLKGFVNNYYLPFVSRCIHYRYTVIVGFMCLLIVSAGMFAGGLVKFVPNPKIPHDFPRIDIEMNLASSEQATLETARKIESVLLKVDQQLQEQYGKPMIRDLSVSLRGRTQANIMAILVEPDLRPIDTFALSALWREQMPALPGIKTMTIQDSIMNGGRDDGDVSFKLEGKNADELKEVAGKLKAKLQTMEGVGDVNDSMQSATDEVQLDLKPLAYSMGLTLADVASQVSFSYYGLEAQRILREGEEIKVMIRYPEDERNSISDIASVRIITPTGAEVPLSEIAEVKLVDGVNRIRRENSKRTVNVWAAVNTDQAEPFAIAEEIRDEYLPTLLKSYPGVTSDVAGRIQEEMDSASEQLRDFGISMMIIFALLAIPLRSYSQPLIIMSVIPFGVVGAMFGHMILGMTMSSLSMFGIIAVAGVVVNDSLVMVDFVNKARAEGVAIKDAVMQAGARRFRAILLTSITTFIGVMPIIFETSLQAKIVIPMAVSLAFGVLFATVITLILIPCQYVALEDAKRLVRKMRGKPPLVDAQPAPTHS, encoded by the coding sequence ATGAACACTCGTGAAACAGGGTTAATAGCATGGTTTGCCCGAAATCCCGTTGCTGCCAACCTACTAATGATATTTATATTAGTGGGCGGTATTTTAATGGCGATGACCATTCGCAAACAAATGTTCCCACAGTTTGAAAGTAACTGGATAAGCGTACAAGCGGTTTACCCAGGTGCAGCCCCGCAAGAAGTTGAAGAAGGAATAACCATAAAAGTTGAGGAAAACCTCGAAGGTATTGAAGGCATTAAACGCCTAATTACTTACTCTAACCGTGGTTTTTCACAAGCGTGGATTGAAATAGAAGAACAATACAATCCACAAGAAGTACTTGATGAAATTAAAGTACAAGTTGATTCAATAAACACCTTTCCTGCGGGAATGGAGCGCCCTGTTGTTCGCCGCGATAAGTTTGAGCAAGAAGTAATGATACTCGCGCTTTATGGCGACATGAGTAACTACCAGTTAAAAGAGCTTGGCAACGATATAAAAGACGAGTTACAAGCACTGCCTCACGTGAATCTTGTTAATTTTAACGGCGGCTTAGAATACGAAATTGGTATAGAAGTCAGCCCTGATAAACTGCGCGAGTACGGCTTAACATTTAGAGATATTGCAGGCGCTGTACAAAACTTTTCGGCCAATATGTCGGCGGGGCAAATACGCTCTGAAAACGGTTATATTTCGATGCGTGTTGAAAAACAAGCCTATCGTGGCTTTGAGTTTGAAAAACTCCCCCTTATTACCCTTGCTGATGGCGCACAAATTTATTTAGGCGATGTAGCAACCATTAATGACGGCTTTGAAGAAGGCCTACAGTATTCAAAATATAATGGTAAAAACTCACTCTCGTTTGAAGTTAACGCATCAAAAGATCAAGATATTACCGATGTAGCAAAAGTTCTTAAAAGCTACATGGCGGCTAAAGAGCCACTTTTACCTGCAGGCGTTAAGCTATCTCCTATTGTTGATTTAACTTACTACCTTGAAGGTCGACTCGATATGATGGTCGATAACATGATTTGGGGTGGCTTGTTAGTAATGATAGTGCTGGCACTATTTTTACCGTTACGCTTGGCATTTTGGGTAATGATGGGCTTACCGGTGTCTTTTCTAGGTGCCTTTTTGTTTATGCCCATTGGCTTTTTAGACGTAACAATTAACCTAGCCTCTCTTTTTGCCTTTATACTTGTGCTCGGGATTGTAGTGGATGACGCCATTGTTGTGGGCGAGTCAGCCAGTGCCGAAATAGAAAAATACGGCCATACACTTGATAACGTAGTACGCGGCGTAAAACGTGTTGCGATGCCAGCAACCTTTGGTGTACTAACAACTATTGCGGCATTTTTACCACAAACACTCGCAACCGGCCCTGGTGCTGCTTTTTCTAAGGCCATTGGTGGCGTTATTATTTTATGTTTGATTTTTTCACTCATTGAATCAAAACTTATTTTACCTGCACACATTGCAGCAATGAACCCGCGTAAACCAAACCCTAAAAACCTATTACATCGCTTACGTATGGTAATTGATAGTGGTTTAAAAGGCTTTGTGAATAACTACTACCTTCCTTTTGTTAGCCGCTGTATTCACTATCGCTATACAGTAATTGTTGGCTTTATGTGTTTGCTTATTGTAAGCGCAGGTATGTTTGCAGGTGGTTTAGTTAAGTTTGTACCAAACCCTAAAATACCGCACGACTTTCCACGTATTGATATAGAAATGAACCTTGCCTCATCTGAGCAAGCAACGCTTGAAACTGCACGTAAAATAGAAAGCGTGTTGTTAAAGGTCGATCAGCAACTACAAGAGCAATACGGTAAACCGATGATCCGCGATTTATCGGTAAGCCTGCGCGGACGAACGCAAGCAAATATTATGGCCATTTTGGTAGAGCCTGACTTACGCCCTATCGACACCTTTGCCCTAAGTGCATTATGGCGTGAGCAAATGCCCGCTTTACCAGGCATTAAAACCATGACCATTCAAGACAGTATAATGAATGGCGGTCGAGATGATGGCGACGTTAGCTTTAAACTTGAAGGCAAAAATGCTGACGAGCTAAAAGAAGTGGCTGGTAAATTAAAAGCCAAATTACAAACAATGGAAGGCGTTGGCGACGTAAACGATTCAATGCAAAGCGCTACCGACGAAGTGCAACTTGATTTAAAACCACTCGCTTACAGCATGGGTTTAACGCTTGCTGATGTCGCATCGCAAGTTAGCTTTAGTTACTACGGCTTAGAAGCGCAGCGAATATTGCGTGAAGGCGAAGAAATTAAAGTCATGATCCGCTATCCAGAAGACGAACGTAACTCAATAAGTGACATAGCAAGTGTGCGTATTATTACACCTACTGGCGCTGAAGTACCGCTAAGTGAAATAGCCGAAGTTAAATTGGTTGACGGTGTAAACCGTATTCGCCGCGAAAACTCTAAACGTACTGTAAACGTATGGGCTGCGGTAAATACCGACCAAGCCGAACCATTTGCGATTGCAGAAGAAATTCGTGATGAATACTTACCAACATTACTTAAAAGCTACCCTGGTGTTACAAGTGATGTAGCTGGGCGCATTCAAGAAGAAATGGATAGCGCTTCAGAGCAGCTTCGTGATTTTGGTATATCAATGATGATCATATTTGCCTTATTAGCCATTCCGCTTCGCTCTTACTCGCAGCCACTTATTATAATGTCGGTTATTCCGTTTGGTGTAGTGGGCGCCATGTTTGGGCATATGATTTTAGGTATGACCATGAGTAGCTTATCGATGTTTGGCATAATTGCTGTAGCGGGTGTGGTCGTAAATGATTCCCTCGTTATGGTTGATTTTGTAAACAAAGCCCGTGCTGAAGGTGTTGCAATTAAGGATGCTGTAATGCAAGCCGGTGCTCGTCGCTTTAGAGCAATATTACTCACCTCAATCACTACCTTTATTGGTGTAATGCCAATTATTTTTGAAACGAGTTTACAAGCTAAAATTGTTATCCCGATGGCTGTATCACTTGCTTTTGGTGTGTTATTTGCCACAGTAATTACACTGATACTTATACCGTGCCAGTACGTTGCACTAGAAGATGCTAAACGATTAGTACGTAAAATGCGTGGCAAGCCACCACTAGTAGATGCTCAACCAGCGCCTACTCACAGCTAA
- a CDS encoding peptide-methionine (S)-S-oxide reductase, which produces MNIKQKDTIYFAGGCLWGVQEFLKHLPGVISTEAGRANGKNDNTQGEYDGYAECVKVIFSTKAVSLNELFGFFFEIIDPYSVNKQGDDVGPKYRTAIYSKSQEHLKVASNYISQRSDADKIVVGVELLTNYVPSDPEHQDRLTNHPDDYCHIPLELLHKYKS; this is translated from the coding sequence ATGAATATAAAACAAAAAGATACTATTTACTTTGCTGGTGGCTGCCTGTGGGGTGTGCAAGAGTTTTTAAAGCACTTACCTGGTGTAATAAGTACTGAAGCAGGGCGGGCTAATGGAAAAAACGATAATACACAAGGTGAATACGACGGTTATGCTGAGTGTGTAAAAGTAATATTTAGTACAAAAGCGGTTAGCTTAAACGAGCTGTTTGGCTTCTTTTTTGAGATTATTGATCCGTATAGCGTTAACAAACAAGGGGATGACGTAGGCCCTAAATATCGCACTGCCATTTATAGCAAAAGCCAAGAACATTTAAAGGTCGCTAGCAATTATATAAGCCAGCGAAGTGATGCTGATAAAATTGTGGTAGGGGTAGAGCTGCTAACTAACTACGTGCCAAGCGATCCTGAGCATCAAGACCGCTTAACTAATCATCCTGATGATTACTGCCACATACCGCTTGAGTTACTGCATAAGTATAAATCGTAA
- a CDS encoding efflux RND transporter periplasmic adaptor subunit: MATTKQIILPIAVLAGGIALAFAFMAMKKPPEEKPEQDLRPLVATQSILLDSITLDVKSYGIVKPKDRTELIAQVSGQVISVSDQFVEGAFVKQGDILARIDANDYEADFIEAQAGLAQASSALEIERAQAHVAKAEWERIKSDSSEAIASELYLRKPQLAEKLARYRSAQASVKRASRNLERTYIKAPYDAIINERTISLGSVVNPGNSFGALSATSVAEVRLPVADQELQYLKNGGVGSNVTFNAEYAGKQTMWQAKVIRTEGVVDQTSRMSYLVAQLATPYGDKTRPLRFGSYINATIEGRPLDNAIIVAHHLVKDNKIVILNDDLTLSFKTLNIIREQNGMIIASQGLNNGEQIVTSALEYPTEGMAVKIEDIAPDKTDVTQLALKEE; the protein is encoded by the coding sequence GTGGCTACTACAAAACAAATAATACTCCCAATTGCTGTTTTAGCAGGCGGTATTGCTTTAGCTTTCGCCTTTATGGCAATGAAAAAACCACCAGAAGAAAAGCCAGAGCAAGATTTACGCCCTTTAGTTGCAACACAAAGCATACTTTTAGATTCTATAACGCTCGATGTTAAATCGTACGGCATTGTTAAACCAAAGGACCGTACCGAGCTGATAGCACAAGTTAGTGGGCAAGTTATTTCGGTATCAGATCAATTTGTTGAAGGCGCGTTTGTAAAGCAAGGCGATATTTTAGCACGAATTGATGCAAATGATTACGAGGCAGACTTTATTGAAGCGCAAGCAGGTTTAGCACAAGCAAGCTCAGCACTTGAAATAGAACGCGCACAAGCACATGTAGCAAAAGCTGAATGGGAGCGTATTAAATCGGACTCAAGCGAAGCTATTGCCTCAGAACTTTATTTACGTAAACCACAACTGGCCGAAAAACTAGCGCGTTACCGCTCTGCTCAAGCAAGTGTTAAACGTGCTAGCCGCAATCTTGAACGTACTTATATTAAAGCCCCATACGATGCCATTATTAATGAACGCACAATTAGCTTGGGTTCAGTAGTAAACCCAGGTAATAGTTTTGGTGCATTGAGTGCAACCTCAGTTGCAGAGGTACGTTTACCCGTTGCCGACCAAGAACTACAATATTTAAAAAATGGCGGCGTAGGCTCAAATGTTACATTTAACGCAGAATACGCGGGTAAGCAAACAATGTGGCAAGCCAAAGTAATTCGCACCGAAGGTGTGGTTGATCAAACAAGCCGTATGAGCTACTTGGTTGCACAACTTGCAACACCTTATGGCGATAAAACACGCCCTCTTCGTTTTGGTTCATACATTAACGCTACCATTGAAGGTCGCCCGCTTGATAACGCAATTATTGTTGCGCATCATTTAGTTAAAGATAATAAAATTGTAATTTTAAATGACGATTTAACATTATCGTTTAAAACTCTCAATATTATACGCGAACAAAACGGCATGATTATAGCCAGCCAAGGGTTAAACAATGGCGAGCAAATTGTTACCTCAGCGCTTGAATACCCAACTGAAGGTATGGCAGTAAAAATTGAAGATATTGCGCCTGATAAAACTGATGTAACTCAACTTGCGCTGAAAGAGGAATAA